A segment of the Siphonobacter curvatus genome:
TGAAAAGCACTACATCGCTCAAAACATGTACTGGCTGGAAAAATTTTACCGGGGCAGTAATATCAGCTTTTACATTACTTCTGTAAAAATACTTGCAAACACGGCCTATCATGAAGGAGAGGTTGATCCACTCACGTACGTGAATCAACTGGAAAAAAATGCGGCTAACGTCATCATATCTTCTATGAGAAATGGTATTTATGTCGGTTACGCAGGATACGCTTATTATCCATCTTCCATCGGTCAAGGCTCAAACCTGATTGTTTTAAATGAAAATAGTTATAAATATCAGGATAACTTATTGCCCCACGAAATAGGCCATTACCTGAATCTTTATCACACTTTTGACGCCGTAGGTGGGAACGAATTAGTGGATGGTTCCAACTGTGCAACGGCCGGAGATATGGTTTGTGATACGCCCGCCGATATAACAGGTGTAGCCGGCATATCAATCAGTAATTGCGTGTATACGGGTACTCCTGTGGATGCGAAAGGTATGTTATATAAGCCCGATACGAAAAACCTGATGAGTTACTGGCATTCGTATGGCTGTCAGACCGATCATTTTTCAGCGGGGCAGTTTGATCGGGCGTATAATGGCTATTGGTTTCGAATGAACAACCCGGGGTACGGTGATGATCAATACAATCTTTCAGCCAGTCCCAAAGGCTCTGCTTATAATCTAAAACTTCAACGGGCTGATGCAACCAATTTGGCCCTCGTTTTCGAGACGCAGCAAACGGAAGATAACCTAGGTTTTCTGGTTGAGTATGCCGATAGTGAAAAGGGTCCTTGGCAAATTAGCCCCACTATTTTAAACTCTTCAGAGGCACAATACCCTATAGATCTTGGGAAAGAGAACTTCTTTCGAATAAGACCTTTATCCTCACCCTATTATTCAAACGTCGCCAAATACACGCCCGGAAAACCACAAGAGTTGTACGTTGACTATCTTCCTGGTGATCAGGTTTATCGGGAAAACCTTTCGTTTCAGTTGAAAGTACGGGCCAGTTCGGGTTTACCCGTCACGTATCGCTTGCTTGCGGGGAATGCAGAACTCAGTGAACAGGGACTATTGAAGATAAAAGGACCCAGTTGGATTAATATTGAAATTGCTCAAAAAGGCAATGAGGAATGGGAACCCTATTGGACCACTTATTCCATGCAGGTATCGAAAGCAGTGCAACAAGTCGACCTGAGTACGATTACCCCTAAAACCTTTGGTGATCCACCTTTTGAAATTACAGCTACGGCGAGTTCCGGTCTGCCTATAGTGTATGCAGTGGCAGGTCCTGCCACCCTATCGGGCAACCGCGTGACGATCACTGGAGCCGGCCAAATTCTGATCAGTGCGTATCAGCAGGGAAATGCAAACTATATGTCTGCCGAAGCCCGGCAATACATTACGGTAGCCAAAGCTAATCAGAGTATACAGTTTGACGCAATTAGTTCGAAAACCTACGGGGATGCTCCTTTTACGCTGTCGGCTCGTGCTTCCACGGGTTTACCCGTAACGTTTGAAAAAAGCGGACCGGTACAGATTTCGGGTAATCAGGTCACCCTGACCGGAGCGGGGGAAGCGACGATCCTGGCCAAACAGCCGGGCAACGAGAACTACAACGCCGCCCCAGAGGTCCTGCAAAAACTCAGCATTGCCAAAGCCGAACAAACCCTTTCGCTGGCGGCCATTCCGGATAAAACCATTGGCGATCCTGATTTTCAGCTGGAGGTACGAACGTCTTCGGGATTACCGGCGGTACTGACCGTTAGCGGCCCCGCCGAAGTAGTGGGTACGACGGTAAAACTGAAAGGAGCGGGTCAGGTGACGATCACTGCCAGTCAGCCCGGTAACGAAAATTACCTACCCACGGCCGCTTCCGTAAGCCAGCGATTTACCGTAGCCAAAGGCAATCAGACGGTTCGTATGCAACCCATAGCCGATCGTACCTACGGGGATGGCGATATTATGGTCGGGGCCTCAGCCAGCTCGGGCTTGCCCGTAGCCATTACGGTGACGGGGCCCGCCTCGGTAGCCGATGGTTCGCTTAAGATTACCGGAGCGGGTACGGTAACGGTTACCATTGCTCAGAGTGGTAATGATAGCTATTATCCAGCTCCATCGGTTACCCAAACGTTTACCGTGCATAAACTCAAACAGCAGATTTCGCTTGACGAACTAGCCAATCGTACGTACGGGGATGTGGATTTCGATCTTTCCGCTCGAATTAACTCCGGCTTAGGGTTGCAAATCAGTAGTACGGGACCCGTAGTTCTTACCGGGACGAAAGTCCGAATTACCGGTGCGGGCGTGGCTCGGATTACGCTCAACCAACCCGGTGACGCCAATCACGAAGCAGCCCCGGAGGTGAGTCGCGAGTTTACTATTGTGAAACGACAGCTGGTCTTGACGTTCCCGGAGCTGGGAACGCGAGACTATTCCAGTACCCCCTTTGCGTTACAGGCCCAAAGTAACGCCACCTTACCGGTTCAGTACCAGGTGAAAGGCCCCGCCCAGCTGCTGGAAGGTAATCGTTTACAACTAACGGGGATTGGTGAAGTGAAAATAACGGCTCTACAGGCGGGGGATGCCAACCATGAAACGGCCCAGCCCATCACACGGACGTTTACCGTACAGAAAGCCCGGCAGCTTATTGCGTGGGAAACGGTCGCTTCGCTTGCGTTCGGCAAGGGAACCTACAGCCTGCCGACGCTCAGTAACACGCAGTTGCCCATCCAGTATCGGGTTGTTAGTGGTCCGGCTACGGTTGCTGGGGCAACGCTGAGTTTTACGGATTACGGAAAAGTAACTGTAGTAGCCAGCCAGCCGGGCGATGATAAACACCTCGCCGCTCCGGAGCTGAGCCAGACCTTCTGCGTTAATCCTGAAAAGCCCACCATTACGGCGGAAAACAGTCTTACATTGGTATCCTCCAGCCCGTATCGGAATGTATGGCTACTGGGTAACGATACGCTGAGTAATGAAACGCAGCAGAAAATCCGGGTTACCCGTCCGGGTGAGTACCGGGTGCTGGCGTACAATCCGGATGCCAGTTGCCAGTCGGTACAGACGTCTAATGCCTTCCAACTGATCATTACTTCGGTAGAACCCCGTGCGACTACATCCGTAACCCTGGCACCCAACCCGGCTCGGGATGAAGTGTTGTTGCAGGTACAACTAAAACCTGCTCTGCGTACACCCACCTACGTGCTGTACAATTCGCTGGGGAAAGCCGTGACCGCCGAACAGCCTTTAACGTATCTGAATGAGGCTTACCAGGGCCGCCTGACCGTTCGATCCCTACCGGCGGGCCTGTACCTGGTTCGTATTACAACAGCGGACGAGCATTTAATGTATAAACTCATCGTTAATCCCTAATCCACACGATCCAACTTCAGCCCTGTTCGTTAGTATGACGGGCAGGGCTGAAGTTGGATCGTATTGGTCTTGAGCAGACTGAATCAAGGTCCTTATGTAAAGTGGCTACTTGTTTCTGAATAGTTCACGGCTGACCTTACTACGTCAATTGATTCCATGAAGTGCATAGAGACTGGAAGACCAGCTGTTTTAGCAGGACAAAATATTTCCTACTAAACTATTACCTGAAACAAGCCAGAAAACGACAGTAAGATGATTAAATTACTCTTCATCCAAACCGATGTTTTCATACATCCATGAATTTCGTAGTTTCGTTCAACCTCTTATCAATCAACCTATTGTCATGTTCAAACATCCGTTTTCTTTCGAAGGGCGTATTCGCCGCCTGGAGTATGGCCTAACCGTACTGTTCCACTGGCTCGTAACGATGGGACTGAATGCCCTATTTGGAAAAATGTCTCTGTATGATTTAATGACCCTGAAGGGTGTAATGTGGCTGATAATCGTCCTGCCCATTGCCTGGTTCTGGTTTGCTCAGGGGGCGAAGCGATGCCACGACCGGGGAAACAGTGGCTGGTTTCAGCTCATTCCGTTCTATGGCCTGTGGATGCTCTTTGCCGAAGGCGATCCCGGGCCCAACGCCTACGGTGAGGACCCGAAGCATGAACAGATTTTATCTTAATACCCCCGAATGAGGAGCCATTGCTGAAGCTAATGTTTGTATCTTGCCTATTCGCTTCATCGCACGATTTCCACTTGAGCACTTTAGCAGGCATGATTAAAAAATTCCTTGGGCTGTTTCTCGTTTCCCTAACCGCCTCGGCTCAGATTCCACAATCGATTCTGACCGAAATTAATACCATTGATTCCAATCGCATCAAAGCCCACGTGGCCTACCTGGCCGATGACAAGTTGCTGGGCCGGAAGGCGGGTGCACCGGGGTACAAAATGGCCGCCGATTATATCGTAGAACAGTATAAGAAAATGGGCTTACAGCCCGCTGGCGAAAAAGGTGGTTACCTGCAGGAAGTATACCTGCGAAATTCCAAAATCAAACCCGAGACGGCCTCCCTGAAGCTGATTTTGCCTTCGGGCGAGCAAAAGTCTCTGACTTGGGGAGTAGACTTCGTCTTCACGCCTCATCCCGAAAAAACTACCGTTGATTTCAATGCTCCACTGGTATTCGTTGGAGCCGGTTTTGATACACCACAGATCAATTTTGACGATTACCGGAATGTGAATGTGAAGGGTAAAATCGTGGTGGTACTACGGAAAATTCCCGAAAATGTACCCGCTAACGTGAAACTTCACCTGGGGTATCCGGCTACGGCTCAGACCTTCGCGGCCAAGCACGGAGCGATCGGCGTACTGGTTTGTAATTACACGACCAGTCCCATTCTGTTCCGATCTTCCGCTACCAATTATAGCCTGAACGGGATCAATGCTTCCGTATCCAAATCGGGCGAACGCGTGAGTTCAGCGGCGGCTCTGGGTGGAAAAATTCAGGTCGCTGGGGGCCTGTCGGTACAAGCCCTGCAACAACTGATGCAGGCCGAAGGTATTGCCCTGGATGCCCTCTGGTTGAAACTCGAGCGGGGTGAGTACGTAAGTCAGCCCCTGAAAAGCAAAATCAGTGGTCACTACGAAAGCACGTTTACCAACATGCTGAGTTACAATGTGATTGGGAAAATTGAAGGCTCCGATTCAAAACTGAAGAAAGAATACGTCATTCATTCCGCTCACCTGGATCACCTGGGTACGGGTAAGCCCGTCAACGGTGATTCCATTTACAACGGAGCCCACGATAATGCTTCCGGCGTGGCCTGTGCTCTGGAAATGGCCCGTACGTACGCCAATCTCAAAGAAAAACCCAAACGTTCCCTGCTGTTTCTGATGGTGACGGCCGAAGAAATGGGCTTACTGGGCTCTGGCTATTTCACCGCTTTTCCGACCGTTCCCAAACGACAGATCGTAGCGGATATCAATACAGACATGCCCACGCTGCTGGCTCCGCTGGAATCTATAGCCTCGCTGGGAGCCGAACACAGTAGTTTGCTGAAGGTAGTCGAAGAAGCCGCTAAAGCTGTGAACCTGCAGGTTGAACCCGATCCTGATCCGAGCGAAGGCCGCTTTGTTCGAAGTGACCAGTACAATTTCGTGAAAGTGGGGATCCCGGCTCTGCACATCAAGTACGGGTACGCGAAAGCAAATCCGGCCCTGAATCTGGCTGAAAAAGTGAAAAGCTGGCGGGATGCGAATTACCACAAGGTTTCCGACAACCTGAACGATTCCTTCGTATGGTCGGCGGGACGGAAATACGTGCAGGTGAATTTCCTCATCAGCTACCTAATTGCCCAGAATCCGGTACGACCCAGCTGGAACAAAGGTGATTTCTTCGAAGTAACCCAGTAGTTAGTTTTGCTCTTGATACAGAAGCGGATGGTAGGAAAAGAAGCCCTGCCATCCGCTTCTGTTGTATACGAAGTACGTAGCTTTGAGCGTTCGGACTTATGAATAACCTTCCCTGTATGAAAATTTCCTTCCCCTTATTACTATCGCTGGCTCTGGTTTTGCAGGCTTGCTCGAACGCTGCAGAACGTACATCCGTGCCATTCCAGGCGGTTGATCCGCTAAAAATTACGCGACTGGACCTTTCCGAAATACCAAATTTCCGGATGCCCAAAGGATCTTTCTGGATGGCGATGTTACTTCCCGAACTGGAAAAAGAGCGAGACTTTGTTCGCAAAGGCAATACCTATTTCCCGATCCGGTCTGTCGTAGGTCAGGTAGATACCCAGCAAATTACTGTAGAACAGGCCAAAACATTTCTGCAAACCCTGCCGCCCGGGACGGGCTTGTACGAAATGCTGGGCGACGATGATATGTGTAAGCAGTCGGGCCCTTTGCAGGGTTTGTGGACCAATCCGGTGACCGTAAGTCCCGAGCAAGTACGCGACTTCCTGACGGGCTGGTGGTGGTCAAGAGCTTATCGCTTTGGCTGGGGTAACGCCCGGGTGTTTTTCGATCTGGATCTGGAAGGTTTTCCGGCCGCCTGGAAAAATAATCAGGTGCTGTCGGAGGGAGTTCGGCTGGTTCGACAACAGCATCCGAATGTGGAGTTTGCCATGTATGCGTCGGGGAAAGCCAATTTGTACCCCGAAGGAAAGGGCGGTCCCGACCAACCGTATGAAGTGGTAGGGGGAGAAGCCCGGCATCAGCTCTACAAAAAGGCTGGTTTTACCTTTTTTGAAATGATGCCTTACGCTCACTACGAAGAGGCTCTGATTGGCCCCGGTAAAGCTTACGCCAGCTTTGACGATTACGCCGCCCGGAGTAGTTTACATATGCGGCAATGCCTGAAATGGCTCGACGAGCGAGCCGCCTTTACCGGAAAAAATTACAAGGGTTTTAGCTGGGTAATGACCCGTTACGAAGGCGGCAATCTGGAGATGATCGCTCCGCACGTCTGCGAGTCGCTGCCCCTGTGGTTTCTGGTGAGCGGAGCCGGTAAATCCGGTGGGGGCATTTGCAGCTGGAATCCCGGCGAACCACTCAATGCCGCTGATTTCGCCTTTGAGGCGGGCAAGTGGCGGGCTTCACAGTTTAACGAATTCTGGGAAAGCCCGAAGACACTGTATAACGTCAAAATCGAGTTTTCGCTCGATAACGGCCAAAACTGGACGGACGATTCCCGCACCTGGAAAGAGAAAGCCTACGACCTAGGCCTTCGTCAATTTCAGTGGATGTATACCAATTCCAATCCCATAGGGGTTCGAGGAGCTTTGCTGGGTAA
Coding sequences within it:
- a CDS encoding M20/M25/M40 family metallo-hydrolase, producing the protein MIKKFLGLFLVSLTASAQIPQSILTEINTIDSNRIKAHVAYLADDKLLGRKAGAPGYKMAADYIVEQYKKMGLQPAGEKGGYLQEVYLRNSKIKPETASLKLILPSGEQKSLTWGVDFVFTPHPEKTTVDFNAPLVFVGAGFDTPQINFDDYRNVNVKGKIVVVLRKIPENVPANVKLHLGYPATAQTFAAKHGAIGVLVCNYTTSPILFRSSATNYSLNGINASVSKSGERVSSAAALGGKIQVAGGLSVQALQQLMQAEGIALDALWLKLERGEYVSQPLKSKISGHYESTFTNMLSYNVIGKIEGSDSKLKKEYVIHSAHLDHLGTGKPVNGDSIYNGAHDNASGVACALEMARTYANLKEKPKRSLLFLMVTAEEMGLLGSGYFTAFPTVPKRQIVADINTDMPTLLAPLESIASLGAEHSSLLKVVEEAAKAVNLQVEPDPDPSEGRFVRSDQYNFVKVGIPALHIKYGYAKANPALNLAEKVKSWRDANYHKVSDNLNDSFVWSAGRKYVQVNFLISYLIAQNPVRPSWNKGDFFEVTQ
- a CDS encoding DUF805 domain-containing protein; protein product: MFKHPFSFEGRIRRLEYGLTVLFHWLVTMGLNALFGKMSLYDLMTLKGVMWLIIVLPIAWFWFAQGAKRCHDRGNSGWFQLIPFYGLWMLFAEGDPGPNAYGEDPKHEQILS
- a CDS encoding zinc-dependent metalloprotease; amino-acid sequence: MAGGRVATTPVTIPLAFTILRPSAEAGRAVNADEKHYIAQNMYWLEKFYRGSNISFYITSVKILANTAYHEGEVDPLTYVNQLEKNAANVIISSMRNGIYVGYAGYAYYPSSIGQGSNLIVLNENSYKYQDNLLPHEIGHYLNLYHTFDAVGGNELVDGSNCATAGDMVCDTPADITGVAGISISNCVYTGTPVDAKGMLYKPDTKNLMSYWHSYGCQTDHFSAGQFDRAYNGYWFRMNNPGYGDDQYNLSASPKGSAYNLKLQRADATNLALVFETQQTEDNLGFLVEYADSEKGPWQISPTILNSSEAQYPIDLGKENFFRIRPLSSPYYSNVAKYTPGKPQELYVDYLPGDQVYRENLSFQLKVRASSGLPVTYRLLAGNAELSEQGLLKIKGPSWINIEIAQKGNEEWEPYWTTYSMQVSKAVQQVDLSTITPKTFGDPPFEITATASSGLPIVYAVAGPATLSGNRVTITGAGQILISAYQQGNANYMSAEARQYITVAKANQSIQFDAISSKTYGDAPFTLSARASTGLPVTFEKSGPVQISGNQVTLTGAGEATILAKQPGNENYNAAPEVLQKLSIAKAEQTLSLAAIPDKTIGDPDFQLEVRTSSGLPAVLTVSGPAEVVGTTVKLKGAGQVTITASQPGNENYLPTAASVSQRFTVAKGNQTVRMQPIADRTYGDGDIMVGASASSGLPVAITVTGPASVADGSLKITGAGTVTVTIAQSGNDSYYPAPSVTQTFTVHKLKQQISLDELANRTYGDVDFDLSARINSGLGLQISSTGPVVLTGTKVRITGAGVARITLNQPGDANHEAAPEVSREFTIVKRQLVLTFPELGTRDYSSTPFALQAQSNATLPVQYQVKGPAQLLEGNRLQLTGIGEVKITALQAGDANHETAQPITRTFTVQKARQLIAWETVASLAFGKGTYSLPTLSNTQLPIQYRVVSGPATVAGATLSFTDYGKVTVVASQPGDDKHLAAPELSQTFCVNPEKPTITAENSLTLVSSSPYRNVWLLGNDTLSNETQQKIRVTRPGEYRVLAYNPDASCQSVQTSNAFQLIITSVEPRATTSVTLAPNPARDEVLLQVQLKPALRTPTYVLYNSLGKAVTAEQPLTYLNEAYQGRLTVRSLPAGLYLVRITTADEHLMYKLIVNP